The window GCTGAATTTCTGCGGGTGACCTCACCCAGTGCAGAAGTGCAGGGTCATGGTCCGGACCAGAAAAAGACAGTTTCGGGCAAGCAGGATGTCGAAATCATGCAGGTTGATCCGGTCGGAAATTATGCCGTTCGGCTGGTTTTTACCGATCTGCATGATACGGGCTATTATACTTGGAACTATTTCATCGAAAACGGTCGCAATTTCGATGCTGTTTGGGCTGCCTATCTGGCAGAGCTGGAAGACAAGGGACTGAGTCGCTAAAGCATATTCCCCAAAAGTGTGCGTGGTCGTGGACAACAAAATACCCAGTTATCCGAAATCCGGATTCTGTCATATTCACCGGCAAG is drawn from Cohaesibacter gelatinilyticus and contains these coding sequences:
- a CDS encoding gamma-butyrobetaine hydroxylase-like domain-containing protein, producing MATEIWPTEIRLHKDKRTLSVRFDNDESFDFPAEFLRVTSPSAEVQGHGPDQKKTVSGKQDVEIMQVDPVGNYAVRLVFTDLHDTGYYTWNYFIENGRNFDAVWAAYLAELEDKGLSR